GCGACGATGTGGCCCTGGAAGGAGTGGGTCACTTTTTTCGCGAATTGGCCAAGGAGAAGCGCGAGGGCGCGGAGCGTCTCTTGAAACTGCAAAACCAGCGTGGCGGCCGCGCCCTCTTCCTGGACGTGCAGGTAAATAGTGTGTGGGCAGCGGACTACATCTCCCAACAACCCCTGCGCTAGAGACCCCTTGACTGTAGCGGTTTGGGTACTGCATAGGCTCTTGGGAGACTGAGTTCAATCTTGTATGGGTTGTTTGTTATGGCTGGAAATGGAGGCGCAACCGTTCACCCAAGACGTGGCGGTCCAGGACGCAGCGTGTGTTGCCTTGGGGCGTGTGGTTTGTAGGATACTGAGGATGAAATATACACGCTCTTCGACTTTTTTTTCTGGCTAAACCCTTTACTCTGGCAACTACTGGAATATCAGTTTTTAGTCCTTTCTAGAGTGGCTAGTACTGAACCGTTTCTGTTTTCGGTATAGAAGCCATCTCAAGATGAGTGGGGTAAAACCCAGGACGCTATGGAAGCCGCCCTTCTCGTAGAGAAGAACCTGAATCAAGCCCTGCTGGATCTGCATGGCCTGGCTTCTGCCCGCGGAGACCCCCACGTAAGTATCTCCTTTCACGTCTGCCCATCCAAAGACCTTACCCAGAATGATACTTACATTCCAACTAAGCACTGACCATTTGAATGAGCAGATGTCCTTCTGAGCCTCCCTGCCCGATCTGTCCCTTTATTAGATCTGTAAGTGGCAACAttttctctctgttcctcagaTCTGTGACTTCCTGGAGAACCACTTCCTAGATGAGGAAGTGAAACTCATCAAGAAGATGGGTGACCACCTGACCAACCTCCGCAGGCTGGCTGGTCCCCAGGCTGGGTTGGGCGAGTATCTCTTCGAAAGGCTTACCCTCAAGCACGACTAGGAGCTTCTGGAGACCAGTGGCCATTGAAGAACCCACCTAACATCAAGGGCTGCCTGAAGCCCCTCTCTGCAGCCACTAGGCAGCTTTTTAACACCCTGGAGCCCTCTCTCAAGCCTTGGaccaaatggaaacaataaagctTTTTGCAGCATATcctggttttgtgtgtgtatcaCGGTGGGGAAAAGGTGGGGTCTCTTTTCACAAAGCTGGTCGGCCTGGGCtggcaagggagaaaggagtcGATTCGGTTACATAACACCTGTGGGGTGTTGCAGTAGTAGGTTCTCTGCTTCACCAGGCTGTTAACTGCCCTCCCTAAAAGGGTAGAGCCCAGATTCCAGGGAGAGTTTGGTAAAATCTGGGGTTGGTAACTAGAAGCAGACAGCTGTTAATCAGTAACTAGAAACTGGTTCAGATGAGTTATGTTGCCAGGCACTTGTGGAGCTCTGAAAGTTACCGTCTGTGGTTCAATTCTGGGAGGTTCAGTATTAATAGAATTGCCAGCTCCTTTATGTGGGTGACTTGAGACAATTACTGTGTAAATTACCCATGGTAATCGGGATGCACACCCAGATCTGACCTCCAAAGGCTGTTTGTGTGGAATTCAAGGCACATAATAGGTAGAATCCGGCCTGTGGGTCTGAGCAGCtgagagcacatcatgcgaagcAGGTACTGAGCCAGGGTTTAGGGCTCAGCACTATGAAATTGTCCAAATGGGAATAGAAGCTTGATGCCTTAGCAGGCAGCTGTGAAGTCCAagcaggggcggggtgggggggaatggGGGCAAAAGCTGACCCCCTACCCCATCCTGTTTGGTAGACAAGCACCATGCCCTTtctgctggtgggggaggggacttctggtGTCTGGTGCAAACAGTGGCTAACAGAAGGAAGATAAGACATCCAAATTCAAACAACCAGAGCTTTCTACTCCCCTGAAAAGCGATTGGTTTGGAGATGCACATGTAGCCTAGGGAAGATAATAACTGAAAGTTTTTTTCCAAAAATAGCCATCCAGGGGACAGTAAGGCCAAAGTGCAGAGGCCAGAGTCCCTAGTAGAAACATGGTCTGAACTAGTGCTGTCCAACAGAACTTTTTGCAATGATGGAAATGTACTCTATCTTGCTATCCAATAGGGTAGCCATGTGGCCACCCTTGCATACGACTAGTGCTACTGAggaatttaaatagccacatatgGCTCATGGCTATCCTTTTTCCAGTGACAGCCCCTTTCTGCCAAAGAGCTTGAGGCAACTTTGCCACTTAAAGTCCAGTCTAAAACAAGAGAGGCGCCTTTGAAATAACAGTGGAATCCAATGGCAAGCCAAATCTCTAAGACAGAGTGAGACAAGGGAACGGGGACCCAGCCGTGGGCAGGGGGAAGAATAGGAATAAAGAGGagtgggggaagaggagggcGGGGCCAGGATTCAGGTCCACCAAGCCCTCATGTCAGACTAGACCTGAGATTCTTAAATatagatgtatttttttcatctctGGACACACTTCAATCACACCCCTTCTGCCTTCCCCTCCCAACTGCAAACCAAGTGCagcagacacagcacagcacacatgagGGGCCCCTCTCTTTCACCAAAGCTGGGGGCAGGGCACAGCTTGGGGATGGAAGAACCTCGAGGTGAGGTAAATATGGAGGTTCTAGAATCCAGTGGGCTGAGTTCTAGACCAGGGGGATGGGACCAGGATGCAGCACAGAGAGGGGGTTCTAGAATCACCAGCTGGGACCCAGAACCCAGTGGTTTCATGGTGCGTCTAGCGGTTGAGGGTTGTTTGGGGGAGGGTGCAGGAGAAGACAGCCAGTGGTCCTCAGCAGAGGGATACCCTGGAAGCCACAGGAGTCTAGAGATATGGGGGAATTCAGATTCAGGGAAGGAGGAGTAGGGTCTGGTCCAGAAAAGGCCAGAAAAGCATCTAGACCAAGACAGTGTTCTCCAGTAGGAATGAGAAGCCAAGTGGTTCTGCCCCCACTTGCTTGGCCGAAGTGCAGAGAAAGAAGGGAGTTGGGGTGGAGGGATCCTCCAGGCAGAGTTGGACACCCCAGGGAAGGCTCCCTCAGAGTAAACAGGACTGCACTGGCCTGGAGCCCGAGTTCTGGAGTTGAAATAGAGAACCTGCACTCAGTTAAGTCCCTGAAAGGGCGCCAGCTCTGGACTTGATTGTCTCATTAGCCGGGATGCCACATGGTTTCCAGTGCTCCGTGGCGTCCTGGCCAGGCCTGCACGTGGCAGACTCTGTTTGTTGTAGAATTAGTAAGTGCAAGGGACTGTAGGAGCCCCAGCATAAAAGGCAACAGAGCAGGTTTGTGAAAACCTCTGGCACCACAACAGGGCAATGGCAGATCCCTGGCCTCTGGGACGGCCCGGGGGGTAACTCCAGGGCACAAGAAAGGCACAGTGTTCTGGATACTGGAGTGTTGGGGATTCCAAGAGCGGGGCTAGAGGGGCTGGAGTATATGGCGGAGGAGGCGGGGTTGTGGACCCCACAGAGGGCTGAAGATCTGGAGTGAAGTTTTGAGACAGCGCCATTCCACATCCATTCTCTGGATAAGGGAAGGCAGGGTTggaggcggcgggggggggggggggggggggggcgggccgggggcggggggaggaggtgggggcgggaTAGG
The genomic region above belongs to Budorcas taxicolor isolate Tak-1 chromosome 18, Takin1.1, whole genome shotgun sequence and contains:
- the FTL gene encoding ferritin light chain, with product MSSQIRQNYSTEVEAAVNRLVNMQLRASYTYLSLGFYFDRDDVALEGVGHFFRELAKEKREGAERLLKLQNQRGGRALFLDVQKPSQDEWGKTQDAMEAALLVEKNLNQALLDLHGLASARGDPHICDFLENHFLDEEVKLIKKMGDHLTNLRRLAGPQAGLGEYLFERLTLKHD